A region of Myxococcus stipitatus DSM 14675 DNA encodes the following proteins:
- a CDS encoding cupin domain-containing protein → MMAHLDDILAEWVLETLEPPAREAAERHLADCARCQGEVRRLSMARDALSVLTPPVEPPASVLGALMERMEGPRRFERFAEPVASFFDLSREHSLRMLESLGDASRWMPGPVEGSELFPVEPGPAREGMMAAVLRLHPGVRYPKHTHLGRELNLVLEGGLREDSGHEVWPGEALEKTVGSAHGFSALLGPACLCAVLLEGATEFEEALASPS, encoded by the coding sequence ATGATGGCGCACCTCGACGACATCCTGGCGGAGTGGGTCCTGGAGACCCTGGAGCCCCCCGCTCGGGAGGCCGCCGAGCGCCATCTGGCGGACTGCGCGCGGTGCCAGGGCGAAGTCCGCCGTCTGTCCATGGCGCGCGATGCCCTGTCTGTGTTGACACCTCCCGTCGAGCCCCCCGCCTCCGTGCTGGGGGCGCTGATGGAGCGCATGGAGGGGCCTCGCCGCTTCGAGCGCTTCGCGGAGCCGGTGGCCTCGTTCTTCGACCTGTCGCGGGAGCACTCGCTGCGGATGTTGGAGTCGTTGGGGGATGCGTCGCGGTGGATGCCGGGGCCGGTGGAGGGCTCGGAGTTGTTCCCCGTGGAGCCGGGCCCCGCGCGCGAGGGGATGATGGCCGCGGTGCTGCGGCTCCACCCGGGCGTGCGCTATCCCAAGCACACGCACCTGGGACGCGAGCTGAACCTGGTGCTGGAGGGCGGGCTGCGCGAGGACTCCGGTCACGAGGTCTGGCCGGGCGAGGCGCTGGAGAAGACGGTGGGCAGCGCCCACGGGTTCTCCGCGCTGCTGGGCCCCGCGTGTCTTTGCGCGGTGTTGCTGGAGGGCGCCACGGAATTCGAGGAGGCCCTCGCTTCGCCGTCGTGA
- a CDS encoding ankyrin repeat domain-containing protein: MSGTADEATKGLLAVCKARQNKKVDVGAEAMRRWVAEGADVNARGEYGATVLQLALRWPYSTEGTPPDVAGIRVLIDAGADVNARDSHGRTPLLDALQSSASPETETRVSEAVQVLKAAGARIPSDVKNQHGGAFAWTSEVLYREILDAGAAIDGRDEADRTPLHRMAGRGTPNIVKLLLERGAEVNAIDGQGLTPLGVALRTKEEVWVAHNKRTPGFNAIIALLEAAGGRPHVPFTRSDDVFAPFPVNPDALTRTLAGEKLDLTHPAASAQEVATDLCGYGEPEKTFAKLTALRDALGVEPRKVRLQGPLDMRRVFFHHGDLEVDGDLSIYKPFAVTGNVTVHGVVTDSANESLVAILGHLKCHGLYTDCEFSVQGDIEARDVVLGYYNDHILAANTIKAKVVIEDDHAFMATVEAEHHFDMDTYSQGYGEGVAQTLQSLFVDEVFQPREDGEDEEEPRRIDRGELFDRISKGLPVFRE, encoded by the coding sequence ATGTCGGGGACGGCGGACGAGGCGACCAAGGGCCTGCTCGCGGTGTGCAAGGCCAGGCAGAACAAGAAGGTGGACGTCGGCGCGGAGGCCATGAGGCGCTGGGTCGCCGAGGGCGCGGACGTGAACGCGCGCGGCGAATACGGCGCGACGGTGCTCCAACTCGCCCTGCGGTGGCCCTACTCGACCGAGGGCACCCCGCCCGATGTCGCTGGCATCCGCGTGCTCATCGACGCGGGCGCGGACGTGAACGCGCGCGACTCGCATGGGCGGACGCCGCTCCTGGACGCCCTCCAGTCCTCGGCCTCGCCAGAGACCGAGACCCGGGTGTCGGAGGCCGTTCAAGTGCTGAAGGCGGCCGGAGCCCGCATCCCCTCGGACGTGAAGAACCAACACGGCGGGGCCTTCGCCTGGACCTCGGAGGTCCTCTACCGGGAGATTCTCGACGCGGGCGCCGCCATCGACGGACGGGACGAGGCAGACAGGACGCCCCTGCATCGCATGGCCGGCCGCGGCACCCCCAACATCGTGAAGCTGCTGCTCGAGCGCGGCGCCGAGGTGAACGCCATCGACGGCCAGGGGCTCACCCCGCTGGGCGTCGCGCTCCGGACGAAGGAGGAGGTCTGGGTCGCCCACAACAAGCGCACGCCCGGGTTCAACGCCATCATCGCCCTCCTGGAGGCCGCGGGCGGAAGACCCCACGTGCCCTTCACGCGAAGCGACGACGTGTTCGCGCCGTTCCCCGTGAACCCGGACGCGCTGACCCGAACGCTCGCGGGCGAGAAGCTCGACCTCACCCACCCCGCCGCCTCCGCGCAGGAGGTGGCCACGGACCTGTGTGGTTACGGAGAGCCCGAGAAGACGTTCGCCAAGTTGACCGCGCTGCGGGACGCGCTCGGCGTGGAGCCGAGGAAGGTCCGCCTCCAGGGGCCGCTCGACATGCGCCGCGTGTTCTTCCACCACGGCGACCTGGAGGTGGACGGCGACCTGTCCATCTACAAGCCGTTCGCGGTGACAGGGAACGTCACCGTGCACGGCGTGGTGACGGACTCGGCGAATGAGTCACTGGTCGCCATCCTGGGCCACCTGAAGTGCCACGGCCTCTACACCGACTGCGAGTTCAGCGTCCAAGGCGACATCGAGGCCCGCGACGTGGTGCTCGGCTACTACAACGACCACATCCTCGCCGCGAACACCATCAAGGCGAAGGTCGTCATCGAGGACGACCACGCCTTCATGGCCACCGTCGAAGCGGAGCACCACTTCGACATGGACACCTACAGCCAGGGCTACGGCGAGGGCGTGGCGCAGACGCTTCAGTCCCTCTTCGTCGACGAGGTGTTCCAGCCTCGCGAGGACGGGGAGGACGAGGAGGAGCCCCGGCGCATCGACAGGGGCGAACTCTTCGACCGCATCAGCAAGGGGCTGCCCGTCTTCCGCGAGTGA
- a CDS encoding 4a-hydroxytetrahydrobiopterin dehydratase, translating into MATQLTQLTPEALQSFLAQHPEWKHEGGMIRRTFEAPSFLAGITFVERVAHAAERADHHPDIDIRWRKVTLALVTHDAGGLTSRDTSLAAEADRLFDEVTPQK; encoded by the coding sequence ATGGCCACCCAGCTCACCCAGCTGACTCCCGAGGCGCTTCAGTCCTTCCTCGCCCAGCATCCCGAGTGGAAGCATGAAGGCGGGATGATTCGCCGCACCTTCGAGGCCCCCTCCTTCCTCGCCGGCATCACCTTCGTCGAGCGCGTGGCCCACGCCGCCGAGCGCGCGGACCACCACCCGGACATCGACATCCGCTGGCGCAAGGTGACACTCGCCCTCGTCACCCATGACGCCGGAGGACTCACCTCGCGCGACACCTCACTGGCCGCGGAAGCCGACCGCCTCTTCGACGAGGTCACCCCCCAGAAGTGA
- the dapE gene encoding succinyl-diaminopimelate desuccinylase: MSSSQDLATRLARTTLELCRISSPITQEGPIADFTERWALQHFPAKDVCRVGHTLLLGNLDDPRPTVALIGHLDTVPAHPSDQGRVPRIEGERVFGLGASDMKGGLAVMMALAEDLRRDTLPVNLAFLFYEREEGAYAESGLIPLFAKRPDLARVKFGIAMEPTDSEVQVGCVGSMQATVRFTGRSAHSARPWQGENAIHKAGPFLAELLAKQRVEVDVDGFRFYEVINATLAKGGRARNVIPEAFELNLNYRFAPGKSIEQAKADVHALVAGRAEVEISDASPSGPVVSGNPLFQKLLAITGLPAASKQAWTDVARFGEWGVDAINYGPGETAQAHQANESAPIAPLAVAYEKLAAFLKG, from the coding sequence ATGTCCTCCTCTCAAGACCTCGCCACGAGGCTCGCCCGTACGACGCTCGAGCTGTGCCGTATCTCCAGCCCCATCACCCAGGAAGGCCCCATCGCCGACTTCACCGAGCGGTGGGCGCTCCAGCACTTCCCAGCGAAGGACGTCTGCCGGGTCGGGCACACGCTGCTCTTGGGGAACCTGGACGACCCTCGGCCCACGGTGGCGCTCATCGGGCATCTGGACACGGTGCCCGCGCACCCGAGCGACCAGGGGCGCGTGCCTCGCATCGAGGGTGAGCGCGTCTTCGGGTTGGGTGCGTCGGACATGAAGGGCGGGCTGGCGGTGATGATGGCGCTGGCGGAGGACCTTCGCCGCGACACGTTGCCGGTGAACCTGGCGTTCTTGTTCTACGAGCGGGAGGAGGGGGCGTATGCGGAGAGCGGCTTGATTCCGCTCTTCGCGAAGCGACCGGACCTGGCCCGCGTGAAGTTCGGCATCGCGATGGAGCCCACGGACAGCGAAGTCCAGGTGGGGTGCGTGGGCTCGATGCAGGCGACGGTCCGCTTCACGGGGCGCAGCGCGCACTCGGCGCGGCCGTGGCAGGGGGAGAACGCCATCCACAAGGCGGGCCCGTTCCTGGCGGAGTTGTTGGCGAAGCAGCGGGTGGAGGTGGATGTCGACGGCTTCCGCTTCTACGAGGTCATCAACGCGACGCTGGCGAAGGGGGGGCGCGCGCGGAACGTGATTCCCGAGGCGTTCGAGCTGAACCTCAACTATCGCTTCGCGCCGGGGAAGAGCATCGAGCAGGCGAAGGCGGACGTGCACGCGCTGGTGGCGGGCCGCGCGGAGGTGGAGATCTCCGACGCGTCGCCCAGCGGGCCGGTGGTCTCCGGCAACCCGCTGTTCCAGAAGCTGCTGGCCATCACGGGGTTGCCCGCGGCCTCGAAGCAGGCGTGGACGGATGTGGCGCGCTTCGGGGAGTGGGGCGTGGACGCCATCAACTACGGCCCCGGTGAGACGGCGCAGGCGCACCAGGCGAACGAGAGCGCGCCCATCGCTCCGCTGGCCGTGGCGTACGAGAAGCTGGCCGCGTTCCTCAAGGGGTGA
- a CDS encoding SelT/SelW/SelH family protein, whose translation MADAKVTITYCGSUGYRPRAARAAVALKDELDVVAELKTGPSGSYEVAVNGKVVVRKDSLAFPTDQEVVDAVARALDG comes from the coding sequence ATGGCCGATGCGAAGGTGACGATTACCTACTGTGGTTCTTGAGGCTACAGGCCTCGGGCCGCCCGTGCGGCGGTCGCGCTGAAGGATGAGCTGGATGTGGTGGCGGAGCTGAAGACGGGGCCCTCCGGGAGCTACGAGGTCGCCGTGAACGGGAAGGTGGTCGTCCGCAAGGACTCGCTCGCCTTCCCCACGGACCAGGAGGTGGTGGACGCGGTCGCGCGCGCCCTGGACGGCTAG
- a CDS encoding 2,3,4,5-tetrahydropyridine-2,6-dicarboxylate N-succinyltransferase, with protein sequence MLPIDELSQKVSAAFADRTKLKDPDFVSAVRETVARLDSGELRVAEKGPDGWKVHAWVKEAILLFFAVSEMKVMEVGPFEFHDKVPLKKGLDKAGVRVVPPGTVRYGAFVERGAVVMPGYVNIGARVGAGTMVDTWATVGSCAQVGSDVHLSGGVGLGGVLEPPTATPVIIEDRAFLGSRCIVVEGVVVEEEAVLGANVVLTASTQIIDVTGPEERVYKGRVPARSVVIPGMREKQFPAGKYMVPCALIIGQRTQSTDKKTSLNSALRDFAVPV encoded by the coding sequence ATGCTGCCCATCGACGAGCTTTCCCAGAAGGTCTCCGCCGCGTTCGCGGACCGGACGAAACTCAAGGACCCGGACTTCGTGTCCGCCGTGCGTGAGACCGTGGCACGCCTGGACTCCGGAGAGCTGCGCGTCGCGGAGAAAGGCCCGGACGGCTGGAAGGTCCACGCCTGGGTGAAGGAAGCCATCCTCCTGTTCTTCGCCGTGTCGGAGATGAAGGTGATGGAGGTGGGGCCCTTCGAGTTCCACGACAAGGTCCCGCTGAAGAAGGGCCTGGACAAGGCGGGCGTGCGCGTGGTGCCGCCGGGCACGGTGCGCTACGGCGCCTTCGTGGAGCGCGGCGCGGTGGTGATGCCGGGCTATGTGAACATCGGCGCGCGCGTGGGCGCGGGCACCATGGTGGACACGTGGGCCACGGTGGGCAGCTGCGCGCAGGTGGGCAGTGACGTCCACCTGTCCGGCGGCGTGGGCCTGGGGGGCGTGCTGGAGCCGCCCACCGCGACGCCCGTCATCATCGAGGACCGCGCCTTCCTGGGCAGCCGCTGCATCGTCGTGGAGGGCGTGGTGGTGGAGGAGGAGGCGGTGCTGGGCGCCAACGTGGTGCTCACCGCGTCCACCCAAATCATCGACGTCACCGGCCCCGAGGAGCGCGTCTACAAGGGCCGCGTCCCCGCTCGCAGCGTGGTGATTCCCGGGATGCGGGAGAAGCAATTCCCCGCTGGGAAGTACATGGTCCCCTGCGCGCTCATCATCGGCCAGCGGACACAATCGACTGACAAGAAGACGAGCCTCAACTCGGCCCTGCGCGACTTCGCCGTGCCCGTGTAG
- the glpK gene encoding glycerol kinase GlpK: protein MPKAKYVLALDQGTTGTHVSILDSKLKVVGRSYKEFTQHFPKPSWVEHDLDEIWSTSEWCIARALKDAGLHGRDISAVGITNQRETTGLWSRDSGKPLHRAIVWQDRRTSEMCRRLKERGVEPRVRDITGLVVDPYFSGTKLTWFFEHLKGARARAERGDVCFGTIDTWLVYKLTGGTAHVTDVSNASRTMLMDLKTLQWSDEMRSLLSVPGACLPQIRGSAEVYGTTRGMRSLPDGVPVAGMAGDQQAALFGQACFEPGESKCTYGTGAFLLMNTGTAPVRSSAGLLTTVAWRLGGTGSTTYALEGSSFIAGAAVQWLRDGLKIIKRAPDIEALAASVKDSGDVVFVPALAGLGAPHWRPEARGLFAGMDRSTTVAHMARAVLEGIALQIHDLAEAMRRDSGRDIPVFKADGGAAANNLLMQYQADLLGVPVVRPRNLETTSLGAAFLGGLGAGVWDSPDAIRRAWKADKVFKPKMKADARERHLSKWKRAVERA, encoded by the coding sequence ATGCCGAAGGCGAAGTACGTCCTGGCCCTGGACCAGGGCACCACTGGCACCCACGTCTCCATCCTCGACTCGAAGCTCAAGGTGGTGGGCCGCTCCTACAAGGAGTTCACCCAGCACTTCCCCAAGCCGTCCTGGGTGGAGCACGACCTGGATGAAATCTGGAGCACGAGCGAGTGGTGTATCGCCCGCGCGCTGAAGGACGCCGGGCTGCACGGCCGGGACATCTCCGCGGTGGGCATCACCAACCAGCGCGAGACGACGGGCCTGTGGTCTCGGGACAGCGGCAAGCCCCTGCACCGCGCCATCGTCTGGCAGGACCGCCGCACGTCGGAGATGTGCCGCCGGCTCAAGGAGCGCGGCGTGGAGCCTCGCGTGCGGGACATCACCGGGCTGGTGGTGGACCCATACTTCTCCGGCACCAAGCTCACCTGGTTCTTCGAGCACCTGAAGGGTGCCCGCGCGCGCGCCGAGCGGGGGGACGTGTGCTTCGGAACCATCGACACGTGGCTCGTCTACAAGCTCACGGGTGGCACGGCGCACGTCACGGACGTGTCCAATGCCAGCCGCACGATGTTGATGGACTTGAAGACGCTCCAGTGGAGCGATGAGATGCGCTCGCTCCTGTCGGTACCGGGGGCGTGCCTGCCGCAGATTCGCGGCTCGGCGGAGGTGTACGGCACCACGCGAGGCATGCGCAGCCTGCCGGACGGTGTCCCCGTCGCGGGCATGGCGGGCGACCAGCAGGCGGCCCTCTTCGGTCAGGCGTGCTTCGAGCCCGGCGAGTCCAAGTGTACGTACGGCACGGGGGCGTTCCTGTTGATGAACACGGGCACGGCGCCGGTGCGTTCGTCGGCGGGCCTGCTGACCACGGTGGCGTGGCGGCTGGGCGGCACGGGCTCCACGACGTATGCGCTGGAGGGGAGCAGCTTCATCGCCGGGGCCGCGGTGCAGTGGCTGCGGGATGGGCTGAAGATCATCAAGCGCGCGCCGGATATCGAAGCGCTCGCTGCGAGCGTGAAGGACTCGGGTGACGTGGTGTTCGTGCCGGCGCTCGCGGGCCTGGGAGCGCCGCACTGGCGTCCCGAGGCGCGGGGCTTGTTCGCGGGCATGGACCGCTCCACCACGGTGGCGCACATGGCGCGCGCGGTGCTGGAGGGCATCGCGCTGCAGATTCACGACCTGGCGGAGGCGATGCGCCGCGACAGCGGACGAGACATCCCCGTGTTCAAGGCGGACGGCGGCGCGGCGGCCAACAACTTGCTGATGCAGTACCAGGCGGACCTGCTGGGAGTCCCCGTGGTGCGCCCGCGCAACCTGGAGACGACCAGCCTGGGCGCGGCGTTCCTGGGGGGCCTGGGCGCGGGTGTCTGGGACAGCCCGGACGCCATCCGCCGCGCGTGGAAGGCGGACAAGGTCTTCAAGCCGAAGATGAAGGCCGATGCGCGCGAGCGACACCTGAGCAAATGGAAGCGCGCGGTGGAGCGGGCGTAG
- a CDS encoding pyridoxal phosphate-dependent decarboxylase family protein, translating into MTDFRERITAAYDAESFRRQGRQLVESLADYLAQAQRGDGLPVLPWASPAVNVDRFATAFPEEPTGSFPELVARVLSGSNHLHHPRYVGHQVTAPVPLAALCDAVSSLLNNGMAVYEMGPVSTAMERHVLRWMAARLGLPETADGVLTSGGSLGNLTALLAARQAKAGYDAWNDGAHAGPPLAALVASTAHYSLSRATRVMGWGAQGLIPVPVDEHFRLRPEALAPALEKATLAGRKVIAVVASAGSTATGAFDPLEAVADFCEQHGLWFHVDAAHGASAVLSAPHRHQVRGLDRADSIVWDAHKGLLMPALITAVLFRDGARSFEAFAQEASYLFEGTERPWSDVAQRTMECTKEMMALKLYTCLSVLGTRLFADAVTESYAQTRRFAERLSATSDFQVPVSPDCNILCFRHTPAHVPPEEWDGLQARLRERLVTRGDFYLVQTKLPGGVYLRVTLINPLTTDADLDALMEALRTAARR; encoded by the coding sequence ATGACCGACTTCCGTGAGCGCATCACCGCCGCCTATGACGCCGAGTCGTTCCGTCGCCAGGGACGCCAGCTGGTGGAGTCCCTGGCGGACTACCTGGCCCAGGCGCAGCGCGGTGACGGCCTGCCCGTGCTGCCGTGGGCGTCGCCCGCGGTGAACGTGGACCGCTTCGCCACGGCCTTCCCCGAGGAGCCCACGGGGAGCTTCCCGGAACTCGTGGCGAGAGTCCTCTCCGGCTCCAATCACTTGCATCACCCGCGCTACGTCGGCCACCAGGTGACCGCCCCCGTGCCCCTGGCCGCGCTGTGTGACGCCGTCTCATCCCTGCTCAACAACGGCATGGCTGTGTATGAGATGGGCCCCGTCTCCACCGCCATGGAGCGCCATGTGTTGCGTTGGATGGCCGCGCGCCTCGGCCTGCCGGAGACGGCGGATGGTGTGCTCACCTCGGGCGGCTCGCTGGGCAACCTCACCGCGCTGCTCGCCGCCCGTCAGGCCAAGGCCGGCTACGACGCGTGGAACGACGGCGCCCACGCGGGCCCGCCCCTCGCCGCGCTGGTCGCCTCCACCGCGCACTACAGCCTCTCGCGCGCCACGCGGGTCATGGGCTGGGGCGCCCAGGGCCTCATCCCCGTCCCCGTGGATGAGCACTTCCGCCTGCGCCCGGAGGCCCTGGCCCCCGCGCTGGAGAAGGCCACCCTCGCGGGACGCAAGGTCATCGCCGTCGTCGCCAGCGCCGGCTCCACCGCGACGGGCGCGTTCGACCCGCTGGAGGCCGTGGCCGACTTCTGCGAGCAGCACGGCCTGTGGTTCCACGTGGACGCCGCCCACGGCGCCTCCGCGGTGCTCAGCGCCCCCCACCGCCACCAGGTGCGCGGCCTCGACCGCGCCGACTCCATCGTCTGGGACGCGCACAAGGGCCTGCTCATGCCCGCGCTCATCACCGCCGTCCTCTTCCGCGACGGCGCGCGCTCGTTCGAAGCCTTCGCCCAGGAGGCCAGCTACCTCTTCGAGGGCACCGAGCGCCCCTGGAGCGACGTGGCCCAGCGGACGATGGAGTGCACCAAGGAGATGATGGCGCTCAAGCTCTACACGTGCCTGAGCGTGCTGGGCACGCGCCTGTTCGCCGACGCGGTGACGGAGTCCTACGCCCAGACGCGCCGCTTCGCCGAGCGCCTCTCCGCCACCAGCGACTTCCAGGTCCCCGTGTCGCCCGACTGCAACATCCTCTGCTTCCGCCACACCCCCGCGCACGTCCCCCCGGAGGAGTGGGACGGATTGCAAGCGCGGCTGCGCGAGCGGCTGGTGACGCGCGGCGACTTCTACCTGGTGCAGACGAAGCTGCCCGGAGGCGTGTACCTGCGCGTCACCCTCATCAATCCGCTCACCACCGACGCGGACCTGGACGCGCTCATGGAGGCCCTCAGGACGGCAGCTCGACGGTGA
- a CDS encoding phosphoribosyltransferase — translation MPKYVGEQGENRLFQRKDLAGFYYVSRLLLEEAESLGGKFLYVGLGRSPVVVMEFLRQVFGIKAVDFPLSIETTKKEYEQGKRDVPYDKAMSNYIEKYLPRELLEGRRLILVDYVDSGYSLMSAQALMEHHLKTVGLHDEAKHVYIAPLTELEQFLQHEKSVLKKFSPDISAAHRLLKVLKATIDKEPFARFPRTSEAFIRAGNFPVSSDEVENRLRAVMKLAIEHMGEDKEGALEKLESAFKESKYALEEDSKNWFRKRRNPGRTLNQSFSFIPTNPNRRRSDVEKEHLNNRYSRLSSEEYGIPDGALSYRFGQASTYVANHPVQAAIGAILSILAIAYIFMLFKGLFSVVPVVDSSDRVREL, via the coding sequence ATGCCCAAGTACGTCGGTGAGCAAGGGGAGAACCGGCTGTTCCAGCGCAAGGACCTGGCTGGCTTCTACTACGTCTCCAGGCTGCTCCTGGAAGAGGCCGAGTCGCTGGGCGGCAAGTTCCTCTACGTGGGCCTGGGGCGCAGTCCCGTGGTGGTGATGGAGTTCCTCCGCCAGGTCTTCGGCATCAAGGCGGTGGACTTCCCGCTCAGCATCGAGACCACCAAGAAAGAGTACGAACAGGGCAAGCGCGACGTCCCCTACGACAAGGCGATGTCGAACTACATCGAGAAGTATCTCCCCAGGGAGCTGCTCGAGGGGCGCAGGCTCATCCTGGTCGACTACGTGGACTCCGGCTACTCGCTCATGAGCGCGCAGGCCTTGATGGAGCATCACCTGAAGACGGTGGGGCTGCACGATGAAGCCAAGCATGTCTACATCGCGCCGCTGACGGAGCTGGAGCAGTTCCTCCAGCACGAGAAGTCCGTCCTCAAGAAGTTCAGCCCCGACATCAGCGCCGCGCACCGGCTGCTCAAGGTGCTCAAGGCCACCATCGACAAGGAGCCCTTCGCGCGGTTCCCCCGGACGTCGGAGGCCTTCATCCGCGCGGGGAACTTCCCCGTCTCCAGTGATGAGGTCGAGAACCGGCTCCGGGCGGTCATGAAGCTGGCCATCGAGCACATGGGGGAGGACAAGGAGGGGGCGCTGGAGAAGCTCGAGAGCGCGTTCAAGGAGTCGAAGTACGCGCTGGAGGAGGACAGCAAGAACTGGTTCCGGAAGCGGAGGAACCCGGGCCGGACGCTCAACCAGTCCTTCTCGTTCATCCCGACGAATCCGAACAGGCGTCGGAGCGATGTGGAGAAGGAGCACCTGAACAACCGCTACAGCCGCCTCTCCTCCGAGGAGTACGGCATCCCCGACGGGGCGCTCTCCTATCGTTTCGGGCAGGCCTCGACGTACGTGGCCAACCATCCCGTCCAGGCAGCCATCGGCGCCATCCTGTCCATCCTGGCGATTGCGTACATCTTCATGCTGTTCAAGGGCTTGTTCTCGGTGGTGCCGGTCGTGGACTCCTCCGACCGCGTCCGGGAGCTCTGA
- a CDS encoding lipocalin-like domain-containing protein, which translates to MSTSNGRGLVIGTGVALSALAVAAWFVTRETQPPALNRGGTLTVARAMGSGTQGMEGYARAFEPRAFHFPEDHGPHPEFRTEWWYWTGNLETTDGRAFGYQFTLFRNALTPDAPARASAWGARQVYLGHFTVTDVSAGKFHASERYSREALGLAGAAAQPFKVWLEDWEATSVGEGMWPVRLRARTKDVTLELLLEPGKAPVLEGDRGLSQKSEEPGNASYYYSMTRMPSQGTVQLDGQTYAVTGESWMDREWSTSALGQGQVGWDWFSLQLSDGSELMYYQLRHEDGTVDAFSSGTWVPPASAADSAPLHLKREDVELTVLDTWKSPRGGEYPSRWKLRVAKLGLELTATPKVSDQELVVSVRYWEGAVSLDGTRQGQPVKGRGYVELTGYADTGASARGPGTRARGTPESQGRPSPEPSRP; encoded by the coding sequence ATGAGCACCAGCAACGGCCGAGGACTCGTCATCGGAACCGGGGTCGCGCTGTCGGCGCTGGCCGTGGCGGCCTGGTTCGTCACGCGTGAGACCCAGCCCCCCGCGCTCAACCGGGGAGGCACCCTCACGGTGGCCCGGGCCATGGGCAGCGGCACCCAAGGCATGGAGGGCTACGCGCGCGCCTTCGAGCCCCGCGCCTTCCACTTCCCCGAGGACCACGGTCCCCATCCCGAGTTCCGCACCGAGTGGTGGTACTGGACCGGAAACCTCGAGACCACCGACGGGCGTGCGTTCGGATATCAGTTCACGCTGTTCCGCAACGCGCTGACCCCGGACGCCCCCGCGCGCGCCTCGGCCTGGGGAGCGCGGCAGGTGTATCTGGGTCACTTCACGGTGACGGATGTCTCGGCGGGGAAGTTCCACGCCTCGGAGCGCTACAGCCGGGAGGCCCTGGGGCTCGCGGGCGCCGCCGCTCAGCCGTTCAAGGTGTGGCTGGAGGACTGGGAGGCCACGAGCGTCGGTGAAGGCATGTGGCCCGTGCGGCTGCGCGCCCGGACGAAGGACGTCACCCTGGAGCTGCTGCTGGAGCCCGGCAAGGCCCCCGTGCTCGAAGGCGACCGGGGACTGAGCCAGAAGAGCGAGGAGCCGGGCAACGCGTCCTACTACTACTCGATGACCCGCATGCCCTCACAAGGCACGGTGCAACTGGATGGACAGACGTACGCGGTGACGGGCGAGAGCTGGATGGACCGCGAGTGGAGCACCAGCGCGCTGGGCCAGGGGCAGGTGGGCTGGGATTGGTTCTCGCTCCAGCTCTCGGACGGAAGCGAGCTGATGTACTACCAGCTCCGTCACGAGGACGGGACGGTGGATGCGTTCAGCTCGGGCACCTGGGTGCCTCCCGCGAGCGCCGCGGACAGCGCGCCCCTGCACCTGAAGCGCGAGGACGTGGAGCTCACCGTGCTGGACACCTGGAAGAGTCCTCGCGGCGGCGAGTATCCCTCCCGCTGGAAGCTGCGCGTGGCGAAGCTGGGCCTGGAGCTCACCGCGACCCCCAAGGTCTCCGACCAGGAGCTGGTGGTGAGCGTGCGCTACTGGGAGGGCGCGGTGAGCCTGGACGGAACTCGTCAGGGCCAGCCGGTGAAGGGCCGAGGCTACGTGGAGCTGACGGGCTACGCGGACACGGGCGCCTCCGCGCGAGGACCGGGCACCCGCGCCCGAGGGACCCCGGAGAGCCAAGGCCGCCCCTCGCCCGAACCGTCGCGCCCGTGA